One segment of Uloborus diversus isolate 005 unplaced genomic scaffold, Udiv.v.3.1 scaffold_1408, whole genome shotgun sequence DNA contains the following:
- the LOC129232966 gene encoding tubulin alpha chain, testis-specific-like gives MRECISIHVGQAGVQVGNACWELYCLEHGIQPDGQMPSDKTVGGGDDSYNTFFSETGAGKHVPRAIYIDLEPTVVDEVRTGTYRQLFHPEQLITGKEDAANNYARGHYTIGKELIDLVLDRSRKLADQCTGLQGFLIFHSFGGGTGSGFASLLMERLSVDYGKKSKLEFAIYPAPQVSTAVVEPYNSILTTHTTLEHSDCAFMVDNEAIYDISRRNLDIERPTYTNLNRIIGQIVSSITASLRFDGALNVDLTEFQTNLVPYPRIHFPLVTYAPVISAEKAYHEQLTVAEITNACFEPANQMVKCDPRHGKYMACCLLYRGDVVPKDVNAAIAAIKSRRTIQFVDWCPTGFKVGINYQPPTVVPGGDLAKVQRAVCMLANTTAIAEAWSRLDHKFDLMYAKRAFVHWYVGEGMEEGEFSEAREDLAALEKDYEEVGLDSTEGAEEGEEDEY, from the exons ATGCGTGAGTGTATCAGTATCCACGTTGGTCAAGCAGGCGTTCAAGTGGGAAATGCTTGCTGGGAGCTGTACTGCCTGGAGCACGGCATCCAGCCGGACGGACAGATGCCCAGCGACAAGACTGTCGGAGGAGGAGATGATTCCTACAACACGTTTTTCAGCGAGACTGGGGCCGGAAAACACGTTCCACGAGCCATCTACATTGATTTGGAGCCCACCGTGGTTGATGAAGTTCGCACAG GCACATACCGTCAACTCTTCCACCCGGAACAGTTGATCACCGGGAAAGAGGATGCTGCCAACAACTATGCCCGAGGCCACTACACCATCGGCAAAGAACTGATCGACCTCGTCCTGGACCGGAGTCGAAAGCTGGCCGACCAGTGCACGGGGCTCCAGGGTTTCCTCATCTTCCACAGCTTTGGAGGGGGCACTGGCTCCGGATTTGCCTCTCTCCTCATGGAACGGCTGTCCGTCGATTATGGAAAGAAATCCAAACTGGAGTTTGCCATATATCCGGCACCGCAG GTGTCTACTGCTGTTGTGGAGCCTTATAACTCTATTTTGACCACTCATACAACTCTGGAGCATTCAGATTGCGCCTTTATGGTGGACAATGAAGCAATTTACGACATCAGCAGACGTAACCTGGACATCGAGCGTCCCACATACACCAATTTGAATCGTATAATTGGTCAGATTGTTTCCTCAATCACTGCCTCCTTGAGGTTTGATGGCGCCTTGAACGTGGACTTGACGGAGTTCCAAACCAACTTGGTCCCCTACCCAAG AATTCATTTTCCTTTGGTCACCTATGCGCCAGTCATCTCGGCTGAGAAAGCTTATCACGAGCAGCTAACTGTTGCAGAGATCACCAACGCCTGCTTCGAACCGGCCAACCAGATGGTCAAGTGTGATCCTCGCCATGGCAAGTACATGGCCTGCTGTCTTCTGTACAGGGGAGATGTGGTGCCCAAAGATGTAAACGCAGCTATCGCAGCTATTAAGAGTAGAAGGACCATCCAGTTTGTGGACTGGTGCCCAACTGGATTCAAG gTTGGAATAAACTATCAGCCACCTACCGTAGTGCCAGGTGGCGACTTGGCAAAAGTTCAGCGGGCCGTGTGCATGCTCGCCAACACGACTGCCATTGCCGAGGCCTGGTCCAGGCTTGACCACAAGTTCGATCTGATGTACGCCAAGAGGGCTTTTGTTCACTGGTACGTAGGAGAAGGCATGGAGGAAGGAGAGTTTTCTGAAGCCCGAGAGGACTTGGCAGCCCTAGAGAAGGATTACGAAGAAGTGGGATTGGATTCTACCGAAGGTGCAGAGGAAGGGGAGGAAGATGAATACTAA